A window of Esox lucius isolate fEsoLuc1 chromosome 18, fEsoLuc1.pri, whole genome shotgun sequence contains these coding sequences:
- the serac1 gene encoding protein SERAC1 isoform X2 codes for MSVTVSAFCMIHCRRLSSTTGPGVKRVLPWRAVRKIAKVTGAVILGGCAFITYEVVSLNKAVSIDTQAIQQEKLKSYIYLSAQPFNEQENLATGLTYKARRELHKAARRFLEVSSRILLRPLDEHLSHLDADPHEVALWVLLKRACSASRTTRLSAVQELAQNHHWQDYQYQTAAQAVDQRTAVGLARTPQVDLRFFLSPPVLPGMEDGLSIEDGLRQLLASLPQSEVDQCVQYFTSLALRETTQAMAAQRGGLWCFGGNGLPYAQSLTSVPSEKVESFCLQALVQHSKVQSHCDHIVSNGGLQLLQRVYQLRHDSQKIQRNIVRIIGNLALNESTHQAIVQSGWLSVLAEVMQSPHVMQASHAARALANLDRETVKEKYQDGVYVLHPQCRTSQPIKADVLFIHGLLGAAFKTWRQKDCDLAENEMAAGASEDYTQCWPKSWLASDCPNLRILSVEYDTHLSDWRARCPAENQRMSLAHRSRELLQKLKSAGVGDRPVVWVAHSMGGLLVKKMLLDALKDPEMKELTRNTKGVMFYSVPHRGTFMAEYSVNVRYLLFPSVEVRELCRDSPALRNLNESFVNMAKEREFKVLSFAETMPTTIGPMIKIQVVPAQSADLGIGEIIQVDVDHLNICKPEKKDSFLYKRSLQFIQDALQGYTGQDL; via the exons ATGTCTGTGACCGTGTCTGCATTCTGTATGATCCACTGCCGGAGGCTGAGCAGTACTACTGGCCCTGGAGTGAAGAGGGTGCTGCCCTGGAGGGCCGTCA GGAAAATTGCAAAAGTGACCGGAGCGGTCATATTAGG AGGCTGTGCGTTTATCACATACGAGGTGGTTTCCTTGAATAAAGCTGTGAGCATCGACACACAAGCCATTCAACAGGAGAAGCTTAAGTCCTACATTTACCTGTCAGCTCAGCCTTTTAATGAGCAGGAGAACCTTGCCACAG GACTCACATATAAGGCTAGAAGAGAACTTCACAAAGCAGCAAGAAGGTTTCTGGAAGTCTCATCAAGGATTCTTCTGAGGCCTCTGGATG AACACCTGAGTCATCTGGATGCTGACCCCCACGAGGTGGCGCTGTGGGTCCTGTTGAAGAGGGCTTGTTCAGCCAGCCGGACCACCCGACTGTCCGCGGTACAGGAACTGGCTCAGAACCACCATTGGCAAG ACTACCAGTACCAGACCGCAGCCCAGGCCGTAGACCAGCGAACGGCAGTCGGTCTGGCCCGCACCCCTCAGGTCGACCTACGATTCTTCCTGTCTCCGCCCGTCCTGCCGGGGATGGAAGAT GGTTTATCTATAGAGGACGGTCTGAGGCAGTTGCTGGCATCTCTTCCCCAGTCAGAGGTGGACCAATGTGTCCAGTACTTCACCTCATTGGCTCTGAGGGAGACCACCCAGGCCATGGCAGCGCAAAGG GGGGGTCTGTGGTGTTTCGGGGGGAACGGACTGCCCTACGCTCAGAGCCTCACTTCGGTCCCCTCTGAGAAGGTGGAATCCTTCTGCCTTCAAGCCCTAGTTCAGCACTCCAAG GTCCAAAGTCACTGCGATCACATCGTGTCCAACGGGGGTCTGCAGCTCCTCCAGAGGGTCTACCAGCTTCGCCACGACTCCCAGAAGATCCAGAGAAACATTGTGCGCATCATCGGCAACCTGGCTCTTAATGAGAGCACGCATCAAGCCATAGTACAGTCAG GTTGGTTGTCGGTGCTAGCGGAGGTTATGCAGTCTCCGCACGTCATGCAGGCGTCCCATGCTGCCCGGGCCCTGGCCAACCTGGACAGGGAGACGGTCAAGGAGAAGTACCAGGACGGAGTCTACGTGTTGCATCCCCAGTGCCGAACCAG CCAGCCAATCAAAGCAGACGTTCTCTTTATCCACGGGCTCCTGGGGGCAGCCTTTAAAACGTGGCGGCAGAAGGACTGTGACCTCGCAGAGAATGAGATGGCCGCTGGGGCCTCAGAGGACTACACACAGTGCTGGCCAAAG TCGTGGTTGGCTTCAGACTGCCCCAACCTGAGGATTCTATCTGTGGAGTACGACACTCACTTGAGTGATTGGAGAGCCAGGTGTCCTGCTGAAAACCAAAG AATGTCTCTGGCTCATAGAAGCAGAGAGCTCCTGCAGAAGCTGAAGTCTGCAGGAGTAGGAGACCGGCCTGTGGTTTGGGTGGCACACAGCATGGGAG GTTTGCTGGTGAAGAAGATGCTGCTGGATGCGTTGAAGGACCCCGAGATGAAAGAACTGACTCGCAACACAAAGGGCGTCATGTTTTACAGCGTGCCGCACCGTGGAACCTTCATGGCAGAGTATTCGGTCAACGTGAGATACCTCCTCTTCCCCTCCGTAGAGGTCCGGGAGCTCTGTAGAG ACTCCCCAGCGTTGCGGAACCTCAATGAGAGCTTTGTAAACATGGCCAAAGAGAGGGAGTTTAAGGTATTGAGCTTTGCAGAGACAATGCCCACCACCATCGGCCCCATGATTAAGATACAAGTTGTGCCAGCTCAGTCAGCAG ATCTAGGCATTGGGGAAATTATCCAAGTGGATGTGGATCACCTCAACATCTGCAAGCCTGAGAAGAAAGACTCATTTCTCTACAAGCGTAGCCTGCAGTTCATCCAGGATGCACTGCAGGGCTACACCGGACAGGACCTATGA
- the serac1 gene encoding protein SERAC1 isoform X4: MSVTVSAFCMIHCRRLSSTTGPGVKRVLPWRAVRKIAKVTGAVILGGCAFITYEVVSLNKAVSIDTQAIQQEKLKSYIYLSAQPFNEQENLATGLTYKARRELHKAARRFLEVSSRILLRPLDAASPARPVITSEHLSHLDADPHEVALWVLLKRACSASRTTRLSAVQELAQNHHWQDYQYQTAAQAVDQRTAVGLARTPQVDLRFFLSPPVLPGMEDGLSIEDGLRQLLASLPQSEVDQCVQYFTSLALRETTQAMAAQRGGLWCFGGNGLPYAQSLTSVPSEKVESFCLQALVQHSKVQSHCDHIVSNGGLQLLQRVYQLRHDSQKIQRNIVRIIGNLALNESTHQAIVQSGWLSVLAEVMQSPHVMQASHAARALANLDRETVKEKYQDGVYVLHPQCRTSQPIKADVLFIHGLLGAAFKTWRQKDCDLAENEMAAGASEDYTQCWPKSWLASDCPNLRILSVEYDTHLSDWRARCPAENQRHHKTTTKNCLPLSYHSNDEAPDAAAVKAFERNACIRCKVRWYFSAGLPK, translated from the exons ATGTCTGTGACCGTGTCTGCATTCTGTATGATCCACTGCCGGAGGCTGAGCAGTACTACTGGCCCTGGAGTGAAGAGGGTGCTGCCCTGGAGGGCCGTCA GGAAAATTGCAAAAGTGACCGGAGCGGTCATATTAGG AGGCTGTGCGTTTATCACATACGAGGTGGTTTCCTTGAATAAAGCTGTGAGCATCGACACACAAGCCATTCAACAGGAGAAGCTTAAGTCCTACATTTACCTGTCAGCTCAGCCTTTTAATGAGCAGGAGAACCTTGCCACAG GACTCACATATAAGGCTAGAAGAGAACTTCACAAAGCAGCAAGAAGGTTTCTGGAAGTCTCATCAAGGATTCTTCTGAGGCCTCTGGATG CTGCCTCGCCTGCCCGGCCTGTGATAACATCAG AACACCTGAGTCATCTGGATGCTGACCCCCACGAGGTGGCGCTGTGGGTCCTGTTGAAGAGGGCTTGTTCAGCCAGCCGGACCACCCGACTGTCCGCGGTACAGGAACTGGCTCAGAACCACCATTGGCAAG ACTACCAGTACCAGACCGCAGCCCAGGCCGTAGACCAGCGAACGGCAGTCGGTCTGGCCCGCACCCCTCAGGTCGACCTACGATTCTTCCTGTCTCCGCCCGTCCTGCCGGGGATGGAAGAT GGTTTATCTATAGAGGACGGTCTGAGGCAGTTGCTGGCATCTCTTCCCCAGTCAGAGGTGGACCAATGTGTCCAGTACTTCACCTCATTGGCTCTGAGGGAGACCACCCAGGCCATGGCAGCGCAAAGG GGGGGTCTGTGGTGTTTCGGGGGGAACGGACTGCCCTACGCTCAGAGCCTCACTTCGGTCCCCTCTGAGAAGGTGGAATCCTTCTGCCTTCAAGCCCTAGTTCAGCACTCCAAG GTCCAAAGTCACTGCGATCACATCGTGTCCAACGGGGGTCTGCAGCTCCTCCAGAGGGTCTACCAGCTTCGCCACGACTCCCAGAAGATCCAGAGAAACATTGTGCGCATCATCGGCAACCTGGCTCTTAATGAGAGCACGCATCAAGCCATAGTACAGTCAG GTTGGTTGTCGGTGCTAGCGGAGGTTATGCAGTCTCCGCACGTCATGCAGGCGTCCCATGCTGCCCGGGCCCTGGCCAACCTGGACAGGGAGACGGTCAAGGAGAAGTACCAGGACGGAGTCTACGTGTTGCATCCCCAGTGCCGAACCAG CCAGCCAATCAAAGCAGACGTTCTCTTTATCCACGGGCTCCTGGGGGCAGCCTTTAAAACGTGGCGGCAGAAGGACTGTGACCTCGCAGAGAATGAGATGGCCGCTGGGGCCTCAGAGGACTACACACAGTGCTGGCCAAAG TCGTGGTTGGCTTCAGACTGCCCCAACCTGAGGATTCTATCTGTGGAGTACGACACTCACTTGAGTGATTGGAGAGCCAGGTGTCCTGCTGAAAACCAAAG ACaccacaaaacaacaacaaaaaactgcctccctctctcctaccaCTCGAATGACGAGGCACCAGATGCTGCCGCCGTCAAGGCATTCGAACGAAACGCATGTATCAGGTGTAAAGTCAGATGGTATTTTAGTGCCGGATTGCCTAAATAA
- the serac1 gene encoding protein SERAC1 isoform X3 yields MSVTVSAFCMIHCRRLSSTTGPGVKRVLPWRAVRKIAKVTGAVILGGCAFITYEVVSLNKAVSIDTQAIQQEKLKSYIYLSAQPFNEQENLATGLTYKARRELHKAARRFLEVSSRILLRPLDAASPARPVITSEHLSHLDADPHEVALWVLLKRACSASRTTRLSAVQELAQNHHWQDYQYQTAAQAVDQRTAVGLARTPQVDLRFFLSPPVLPGMEDGLSIEDGLRQLLASLPQSEVDQCVQYFTSLALRETTQAMAAQRGGLWCFGGNGLPYAQSLTSVPSEKVESFCLQALVQHSKVQSHCDHIVSNGGLQLLQRVYQLRHDSQKIQRNIVRIIGNLALNESTHQAIVQSGWLSVLAEVMQSPHVMQASHAARALANLDRETVKEKYQDGVYVLHPQCRTSQPIKADVLFIHGLLGAAFKTWRQKDCDLAENEMAAGASEDYTQCWPKSWLASDCPNLRILSVEYDTHLSDWRARCPAENQRFAGEEDAAGCVEGPRDERTDSQHKGRHVLQRAAPWNLHGRVFGQREIPPLPLRRGPGAL; encoded by the exons ATGTCTGTGACCGTGTCTGCATTCTGTATGATCCACTGCCGGAGGCTGAGCAGTACTACTGGCCCTGGAGTGAAGAGGGTGCTGCCCTGGAGGGCCGTCA GGAAAATTGCAAAAGTGACCGGAGCGGTCATATTAGG AGGCTGTGCGTTTATCACATACGAGGTGGTTTCCTTGAATAAAGCTGTGAGCATCGACACACAAGCCATTCAACAGGAGAAGCTTAAGTCCTACATTTACCTGTCAGCTCAGCCTTTTAATGAGCAGGAGAACCTTGCCACAG GACTCACATATAAGGCTAGAAGAGAACTTCACAAAGCAGCAAGAAGGTTTCTGGAAGTCTCATCAAGGATTCTTCTGAGGCCTCTGGATG CTGCCTCGCCTGCCCGGCCTGTGATAACATCAG AACACCTGAGTCATCTGGATGCTGACCCCCACGAGGTGGCGCTGTGGGTCCTGTTGAAGAGGGCTTGTTCAGCCAGCCGGACCACCCGACTGTCCGCGGTACAGGAACTGGCTCAGAACCACCATTGGCAAG ACTACCAGTACCAGACCGCAGCCCAGGCCGTAGACCAGCGAACGGCAGTCGGTCTGGCCCGCACCCCTCAGGTCGACCTACGATTCTTCCTGTCTCCGCCCGTCCTGCCGGGGATGGAAGAT GGTTTATCTATAGAGGACGGTCTGAGGCAGTTGCTGGCATCTCTTCCCCAGTCAGAGGTGGACCAATGTGTCCAGTACTTCACCTCATTGGCTCTGAGGGAGACCACCCAGGCCATGGCAGCGCAAAGG GGGGGTCTGTGGTGTTTCGGGGGGAACGGACTGCCCTACGCTCAGAGCCTCACTTCGGTCCCCTCTGAGAAGGTGGAATCCTTCTGCCTTCAAGCCCTAGTTCAGCACTCCAAG GTCCAAAGTCACTGCGATCACATCGTGTCCAACGGGGGTCTGCAGCTCCTCCAGAGGGTCTACCAGCTTCGCCACGACTCCCAGAAGATCCAGAGAAACATTGTGCGCATCATCGGCAACCTGGCTCTTAATGAGAGCACGCATCAAGCCATAGTACAGTCAG GTTGGTTGTCGGTGCTAGCGGAGGTTATGCAGTCTCCGCACGTCATGCAGGCGTCCCATGCTGCCCGGGCCCTGGCCAACCTGGACAGGGAGACGGTCAAGGAGAAGTACCAGGACGGAGTCTACGTGTTGCATCCCCAGTGCCGAACCAG CCAGCCAATCAAAGCAGACGTTCTCTTTATCCACGGGCTCCTGGGGGCAGCCTTTAAAACGTGGCGGCAGAAGGACTGTGACCTCGCAGAGAATGAGATGGCCGCTGGGGCCTCAGAGGACTACACACAGTGCTGGCCAAAG TCGTGGTTGGCTTCAGACTGCCCCAACCTGAGGATTCTATCTGTGGAGTACGACACTCACTTGAGTGATTGGAGAGCCAGGTGTCCTGCTGAAAACCAAAG GTTTGCTGGTGAAGAAGATGCTGCTGGATGCGTTGAAGGACCCCGAGATGAAAGAACTGACTCGCAACACAAAGGGCGTCATGTTTTACAGCGTGCCGCACCGTGGAACCTTCATGGCAGAGTATTCGGTCAACGTGAGATACCTCCTCTTCCCCTCCGTAGAGGTCCGGGAGCTCTGTAG
- the serac1 gene encoding protein SERAC1 isoform X1, with protein sequence MSVTVSAFCMIHCRRLSSTTGPGVKRVLPWRAVRKIAKVTGAVILGGCAFITYEVVSLNKAVSIDTQAIQQEKLKSYIYLSAQPFNEQENLATGLTYKARRELHKAARRFLEVSSRILLRPLDAASPARPVITSEHLSHLDADPHEVALWVLLKRACSASRTTRLSAVQELAQNHHWQDYQYQTAAQAVDQRTAVGLARTPQVDLRFFLSPPVLPGMEDGLSIEDGLRQLLASLPQSEVDQCVQYFTSLALRETTQAMAAQRGGLWCFGGNGLPYAQSLTSVPSEKVESFCLQALVQHSKVQSHCDHIVSNGGLQLLQRVYQLRHDSQKIQRNIVRIIGNLALNESTHQAIVQSGWLSVLAEVMQSPHVMQASHAARALANLDRETVKEKYQDGVYVLHPQCRTSQPIKADVLFIHGLLGAAFKTWRQKDCDLAENEMAAGASEDYTQCWPKSWLASDCPNLRILSVEYDTHLSDWRARCPAENQRMSLAHRSRELLQKLKSAGVGDRPVVWVAHSMGGLLVKKMLLDALKDPEMKELTRNTKGVMFYSVPHRGTFMAEYSVNVRYLLFPSVEVRELCRDSPALRNLNESFVNMAKEREFKVLSFAETMPTTIGPMIKIQVVPAQSADLGIGEIIQVDVDHLNICKPEKKDSFLYKRSLQFIQDALQGYTGQDL encoded by the exons ATGTCTGTGACCGTGTCTGCATTCTGTATGATCCACTGCCGGAGGCTGAGCAGTACTACTGGCCCTGGAGTGAAGAGGGTGCTGCCCTGGAGGGCCGTCA GGAAAATTGCAAAAGTGACCGGAGCGGTCATATTAGG AGGCTGTGCGTTTATCACATACGAGGTGGTTTCCTTGAATAAAGCTGTGAGCATCGACACACAAGCCATTCAACAGGAGAAGCTTAAGTCCTACATTTACCTGTCAGCTCAGCCTTTTAATGAGCAGGAGAACCTTGCCACAG GACTCACATATAAGGCTAGAAGAGAACTTCACAAAGCAGCAAGAAGGTTTCTGGAAGTCTCATCAAGGATTCTTCTGAGGCCTCTGGATG CTGCCTCGCCTGCCCGGCCTGTGATAACATCAG AACACCTGAGTCATCTGGATGCTGACCCCCACGAGGTGGCGCTGTGGGTCCTGTTGAAGAGGGCTTGTTCAGCCAGCCGGACCACCCGACTGTCCGCGGTACAGGAACTGGCTCAGAACCACCATTGGCAAG ACTACCAGTACCAGACCGCAGCCCAGGCCGTAGACCAGCGAACGGCAGTCGGTCTGGCCCGCACCCCTCAGGTCGACCTACGATTCTTCCTGTCTCCGCCCGTCCTGCCGGGGATGGAAGAT GGTTTATCTATAGAGGACGGTCTGAGGCAGTTGCTGGCATCTCTTCCCCAGTCAGAGGTGGACCAATGTGTCCAGTACTTCACCTCATTGGCTCTGAGGGAGACCACCCAGGCCATGGCAGCGCAAAGG GGGGGTCTGTGGTGTTTCGGGGGGAACGGACTGCCCTACGCTCAGAGCCTCACTTCGGTCCCCTCTGAGAAGGTGGAATCCTTCTGCCTTCAAGCCCTAGTTCAGCACTCCAAG GTCCAAAGTCACTGCGATCACATCGTGTCCAACGGGGGTCTGCAGCTCCTCCAGAGGGTCTACCAGCTTCGCCACGACTCCCAGAAGATCCAGAGAAACATTGTGCGCATCATCGGCAACCTGGCTCTTAATGAGAGCACGCATCAAGCCATAGTACAGTCAG GTTGGTTGTCGGTGCTAGCGGAGGTTATGCAGTCTCCGCACGTCATGCAGGCGTCCCATGCTGCCCGGGCCCTGGCCAACCTGGACAGGGAGACGGTCAAGGAGAAGTACCAGGACGGAGTCTACGTGTTGCATCCCCAGTGCCGAACCAG CCAGCCAATCAAAGCAGACGTTCTCTTTATCCACGGGCTCCTGGGGGCAGCCTTTAAAACGTGGCGGCAGAAGGACTGTGACCTCGCAGAGAATGAGATGGCCGCTGGGGCCTCAGAGGACTACACACAGTGCTGGCCAAAG TCGTGGTTGGCTTCAGACTGCCCCAACCTGAGGATTCTATCTGTGGAGTACGACACTCACTTGAGTGATTGGAGAGCCAGGTGTCCTGCTGAAAACCAAAG AATGTCTCTGGCTCATAGAAGCAGAGAGCTCCTGCAGAAGCTGAAGTCTGCAGGAGTAGGAGACCGGCCTGTGGTTTGGGTGGCACACAGCATGGGAG GTTTGCTGGTGAAGAAGATGCTGCTGGATGCGTTGAAGGACCCCGAGATGAAAGAACTGACTCGCAACACAAAGGGCGTCATGTTTTACAGCGTGCCGCACCGTGGAACCTTCATGGCAGAGTATTCGGTCAACGTGAGATACCTCCTCTTCCCCTCCGTAGAGGTCCGGGAGCTCTGTAGAG ACTCCCCAGCGTTGCGGAACCTCAATGAGAGCTTTGTAAACATGGCCAAAGAGAGGGAGTTTAAGGTATTGAGCTTTGCAGAGACAATGCCCACCACCATCGGCCCCATGATTAAGATACAAGTTGTGCCAGCTCAGTCAGCAG ATCTAGGCATTGGGGAAATTATCCAAGTGGATGTGGATCACCTCAACATCTGCAAGCCTGAGAAGAAAGACTCATTTCTCTACAAGCGTAGCCTGCAGTTCATCCAGGATGCACTGCAGGGCTACACCGGACAGGACCTATGA
- the gtf2h5 gene encoding general transcription factor IIH subunit 5, whose amino-acid sequence MVNVLKGVLVECDPAMKQFLLYLDETSALGKKFIIQDLDDTHVFILAEVVQILQERVGELMDQNSFPITQK is encoded by the exons ATGGTTAACGTACTGAAAGGGGTTCTTGTCGAATG TGACCCTGCCATGAAACAGTTCCTCTTGTACCTGGATGAGACGTCTGCCTTGGGGAAGAAGTTCATCATCCAGGACCTTGATGACACACACGTCTTTATTCTGGCTGAAGTGGTCCAGATACTCCAGGAAAGAGTTGGGGAGCTGATGGATCAGAATTCGTTCCCCATCActcagaaataa